The Brassica oleracea var. oleracea cultivar TO1000 chromosome C6, BOL, whole genome shotgun sequence genome includes a region encoding these proteins:
- the LOC106298563 gene encoding magnesium transporter MRS2-10-like isoform X2, producing MSDLKDRLLPPRPDASISLRGDSFSRPSSSGRQPLLGLDVSGLKKRGQGLKSWIRVDAFADTQVIEVDKFSMMRRCDLPARDLRLLDPLFVYPSTILGRERAIVVNLEQIRCIITADEVLLLNSLDDYVLGYVVELQQRLKASSVGDTSPDYLPFEFRALEVALEAACTFLDAQASELEIEAYPLLDELTSKISTVNLERVRRLKSRLVALTRRVQKVRDEIEQLMDDDGDMAEMYLTEKKKRMEGSLSLPNDGVSFSAPVSPVSSPPSSRRLEKSLSFARSRHDSAKSSESENENIEELEMLLEAYFVVIDSTLNKLTSLKEYIDDTEDFINIQLDNVRNQLIQFELLLTTATFVVAIFGVVAGIFGMNFEIDLFEEPGVFKWVLTITGVCGVLVFLAFLWFYKRRRLMPL from the exons ATGTCTGATCTCAAAGATCGTCTGCTTCCACCACGACCTGATGCGTCCATAAGCCTCAGAGGAGATTCATTTTCTCGCCCTTCTTCCTCAGGGAGACAGCCTCTCCTCGGACTTGATGTCTCAGGTCTCAAGAAGCGTGGACAAGGTCTCAAGTCATGGATCCGCGTTGACGCTTTTGCTGATACTCAAGTCATCGAGGTTGATAAGTTCTCAATGATGCGTAGATGCGACTTGCCTGCACGTGACTTGCGCCTGCTTGATCCTTTGTTCGTGTATCCCTCCACTATCCTGGGACGAGAGAGGGCTATTGTTGTTAACTTGGAGCAGATCCGTTGTATTATTACTGCGGATGAGGTTTTGCTATTGAATTCTTTAGATGACTATGTCCTTGGCTATGTGGTTGAGCTCCAGCAGAGACTAAAGGCAAGTTCTGTAGGCGACACGTCCCCTGATTACTTGCCTTTCGAGTTCAGGGCCCTTGAGGTCGCCCTCGAAGCTGCTTGTACCTTCCTTGATGCTCAGGCCTCAGAGTTGGAGATTGAGGCGTATCCATTATTGGATGAGCTCACCTCAAAGATCAGTACTGTGAACTTGGAGCGTGTGAGGAGACTGAAGAGCAGGCTTGTGGCGTTGACGAGAAGAGTTCAGAAGGTGAGGGATGAGATTGAGCAGCTGATGGACGATGATGGGGACATGGCGGAGATGTATTTAACAGAGAAGAAGAAGAGGATGGAAGGTTCTTTGTCTTTACCAAATGATGGTGTCTCTTTCTCTGCGCCGGTGTCTCCTGTTTCCTCTCCTCCTAGCTCCCGGAGACTTGAGAAAAGCTTGAGCTTTGCAAGGAGCAGGCACGACAGTGCGAAAAGCTCAGAAAGCGAAAATGAGAATATAGAGGAGCTAGAGATGCTGCTGGAAGCGTACTTTGTTGTCATTGATAGCACTCTCAACAAGCTAACCTCG TTAAAGGAGTACATTGATGATACTGAAGACTTCATCAACATTCAATTG GATAACGTGAGGAATCAGCTGATACAGTTTGAGCTGCTGCTTACTACTGCGACGTTTGTGGTGGCCATCTTTGGGGTTGTGGCAGGGATCTTTGGGATGAATTTTGAGATAGATTTGTTTGAAGAGCCAGGTGTTTTCAAATGGGTTTTGACCATTACTGGAGTCTGTGGCGTTCTTGTATTTTTGGCGTTCCTCTGGTTCTACAAACGTAGAAGGCTCATGCCTCTGTGA
- the LOC106299610 gene encoding lysophospholipid acyltransferase LPEAT1 isoform X1, whose product MESELKDMNSNPPTSKEERPLLKSESDVSAAIEELDKKFAPYARTDLYGTMGLGPFPAAEKAKLAVAMVTLVPVRFILAMTILLLYYLVCRVFTLFSSPYRGGEEEEEEEVVQEDYAHMGGWRRTVIVRCGRFLSRVLLFVFGFYWIPESCPDPETTSSEEGETDKEEPERPGVIVSNHVSYLDILYHMSASFPSFVAKRSVGKLPLVGLISKCLGCVYVQREAKSPDFKGVSGTVNERVREAHKNKSAPTIMLFPEGTTTNGDYLLTFKTGAFLAGTPVLPVILKYPYERFSAAWDTISGARHVLFLLCQFVNHLEVIRLPVYYPSQEEKDNPKLYASNVRKLMASEGNLILSDLGLGDKRIYHATLNGNLSHLRVFHQKEE is encoded by the exons ATGGAATCGGAGCTAAAGGATATGAATTCGAATCCACCGACGAGCAAGGAGGAACGCCCCTTGCTCAAATCGGAATCCGACGTCTCCGCCGCCATCGAAGAGCTCGACAAAAAGTTCGCGCCTTACGCGAGGACGGATTTGTACGGGACGATGGGGTTGGGTCCTTTTCCGGCGGCGGAGAAAGCCAAGCTCGCGGTGGCGATGGTGACGCTTGTGCCCGTTCGGTTTATTCTGGCGATGACGATCTTGCTTCTGTATTACTTGGTGTGCAGAGTGTTTACTCTGTTCTCGTCTCCGTATCGTGGGGGAGAGGAAGAGGAGGAAGAAGAAGTTGTTCAGGAAGATTATGCTCACATGGGTGGGTGGAGAAGGACTGTGATCGTGCGGTGTGGGAGGTTTCTCTCGAGGGTTTTGCTTTTCGTGTTTGGGTTTTATTGGATTCCTGAGAGCTGTCCGGATCCTGAAACCACTTCTTCTGAG GAAGGGGAAACCGATAAGGAGGAACCTGAAAGACCTGGAGTGATTGTGTCTAATCACGTTTCGTACCTGGACATTTTGTATCATATGTCTGCTTCTTTCCCTAGTTTTGTTGCCAAG AGATCAGTGGGCAAACTTCCTCTTGTTGGCCTCATCAG CAAGTGCCTTGGTTGTGTCTATGTCCAACGAGAGGCAAAGTCACCTGACTTCAAGGGTGTATCTG GCACTGTAAATGAGAGAGTTCGAGAAGCTCATAAGAATAAATCTGCTCCGACTATTATGCTTTTTCCAG AAGGAACAACCACCAACGGAGACTACTTGCTTACATTCAAGACAGGTGCATTTTTGGCCGGAACTCCTGTTCTTCCTGTTATACTAAAATACCCGTACGAGCGTTTCAGTGCAGCATGGGATACAATATCCGGA GCACGTCACGTTCTCTTCCTTCTCTGTCAATTTGTAAACCACTTGGAGGTGATACGGTTACCTGTATACTACCCTTCACAAGAAGAGAAGGATAATCCCAAACTGTATGCTAGCAATGTCCGGAAATTAATGGCCAGCGAG GGTAATTTGATACTGTCGGATTTGGGACTTGGAGACAAAAGGATATATCACGCGACCCTCAATGGTAATCTTAGTCATCTCCGTGTTTTCCATCAGAAAGAAGAATGA
- the LOC106298563 gene encoding magnesium transporter MRS2-10-like isoform X1, producing the protein MIEKIDCQTMSDLKDRLLPPRPDASISLRGDSFSRPSSSGRQPLLGLDVSGLKKRGQGLKSWIRVDAFADTQVIEVDKFSMMRRCDLPARDLRLLDPLFVYPSTILGRERAIVVNLEQIRCIITADEVLLLNSLDDYVLGYVVELQQRLKASSVGDTSPDYLPFEFRALEVALEAACTFLDAQASELEIEAYPLLDELTSKISTVNLERVRRLKSRLVALTRRVQKVRDEIEQLMDDDGDMAEMYLTEKKKRMEGSLSLPNDGVSFSAPVSPVSSPPSSRRLEKSLSFARSRHDSAKSSESENENIEELEMLLEAYFVVIDSTLNKLTSLKEYIDDTEDFINIQLDNVRNQLIQFELLLTTATFVVAIFGVVAGIFGMNFEIDLFEEPGVFKWVLTITGVCGVLVFLAFLWFYKRRRLMPL; encoded by the exons ATGATCGAAAAG ATTGATTGTCAAACAATGTCTGATCTCAAAGATCGTCTGCTTCCACCACGACCTGATGCGTCCATAAGCCTCAGAGGAGATTCATTTTCTCGCCCTTCTTCCTCAGGGAGACAGCCTCTCCTCGGACTTGATGTCTCAGGTCTCAAGAAGCGTGGACAAGGTCTCAAGTCATGGATCCGCGTTGACGCTTTTGCTGATACTCAAGTCATCGAGGTTGATAAGTTCTCAATGATGCGTAGATGCGACTTGCCTGCACGTGACTTGCGCCTGCTTGATCCTTTGTTCGTGTATCCCTCCACTATCCTGGGACGAGAGAGGGCTATTGTTGTTAACTTGGAGCAGATCCGTTGTATTATTACTGCGGATGAGGTTTTGCTATTGAATTCTTTAGATGACTATGTCCTTGGCTATGTGGTTGAGCTCCAGCAGAGACTAAAGGCAAGTTCTGTAGGCGACACGTCCCCTGATTACTTGCCTTTCGAGTTCAGGGCCCTTGAGGTCGCCCTCGAAGCTGCTTGTACCTTCCTTGATGCTCAGGCCTCAGAGTTGGAGATTGAGGCGTATCCATTATTGGATGAGCTCACCTCAAAGATCAGTACTGTGAACTTGGAGCGTGTGAGGAGACTGAAGAGCAGGCTTGTGGCGTTGACGAGAAGAGTTCAGAAGGTGAGGGATGAGATTGAGCAGCTGATGGACGATGATGGGGACATGGCGGAGATGTATTTAACAGAGAAGAAGAAGAGGATGGAAGGTTCTTTGTCTTTACCAAATGATGGTGTCTCTTTCTCTGCGCCGGTGTCTCCTGTTTCCTCTCCTCCTAGCTCCCGGAGACTTGAGAAAAGCTTGAGCTTTGCAAGGAGCAGGCACGACAGTGCGAAAAGCTCAGAAAGCGAAAATGAGAATATAGAGGAGCTAGAGATGCTGCTGGAAGCGTACTTTGTTGTCATTGATAGCACTCTCAACAAGCTAACCTCG TTAAAGGAGTACATTGATGATACTGAAGACTTCATCAACATTCAATTG GATAACGTGAGGAATCAGCTGATACAGTTTGAGCTGCTGCTTACTACTGCGACGTTTGTGGTGGCCATCTTTGGGGTTGTGGCAGGGATCTTTGGGATGAATTTTGAGATAGATTTGTTTGAAGAGCCAGGTGTTTTCAAATGGGTTTTGACCATTACTGGAGTCTGTGGCGTTCTTGTATTTTTGGCGTTCCTCTGGTTCTACAAACGTAGAAGGCTCATGCCTCTGTGA
- the LOC106298554 gene encoding uncharacterized protein LOC106298554, whose translation MGNETKSNGASNMGGGGGFRAKMEHYVYSGEKKHVLAGIGIITIIFGIPWYLMNQGSKHRSHQDYMEKADKARKARLSSSSSSDK comes from the exons ATGGGAAATGAGACCAAGAGCAACGGAGCTTCAAACATGGGAGGAGGAGGAGGATTCAGGGCGAAGATGGAGCACTATGTCTACAGTGGAGAAAAGAAACACGTTTTGGCAGGGATCGGGATCATCACCATCATCTTCGGCATCCCTTGGTATCTCATGAATCAAG GATCAAAGCATCGGTCGCACCAAGATTACATGGAAAAGGCTGATAAAGCTCGTAAAGCACGTCTCTCTTCATCTTCATCCTCTGACAAGTAG
- the LOC106299607 gene encoding pre-mRNA-splicing factor CWC22 homolog, with protein sequence MGRHDSSSEEDERARRRRRDRSPDVRRSRMETEEVGRRVRVSDDDDDHKSSRRDLEIGRVADVKGRERSRGDKARADSSSDEESAWLSRKNRREVDSDSDDGRERRVSKGRSKGRVRADTSSDEEEDGKHLSKVAEDRGLEDEDGDLKGNKKETRQVEDDYERRGSRRSPKGREKHDRERGHRGSRVTADKPSDDEEDDRQKSRRGGRESERRRRDHLASDDDEEGEIRSGRRGKERTDRGNESRLKRDRRERDWSDGHRRDRYRRDDGGRDEKERRHNDRYDDSQRDKLRKEEKIEVAKPKLPELNPSDSNAVALGKTGGVYIPPFKLARMMKEVEDKSSVEYQRLTWDALRKSINGLVNKVNASNIKNIIPELFAENLIRGRGLFCRSCMKSQMASPGFTDVFAALVAVINAKFPEVAELLLKRVVLQLKRAYKRNDKPQLLAAVKFIAHLVNQQVAEELIALELVSVLLEIPTDDSVEVAVGFVTECGAMLQDVTPKGLHGIFERFRGILHEGDIDKRVQYLIEGLFAIRKVKFQGHPAVRPELDLVEEKYSHDLSIDDEVNPETSLDVFKPDPDFVENEKKYEALKKELLGEDESEDEDGSDASSDDNDEEEDESDEEDEEQMRIRDETETNLVNLRRTIYLTIMSSVDFEEAGHKLLKIKLEPGQEMELCIMLLECCSQERTYLRYYGLLGQRFCMINKIHQENFEKCFVQQYSMIHRLETNKLRNVAKFFAHLLGTDALPWHVLAYIRLTEEDTTSSSRIFIKILFQELSEHLGIRLLNERLQDPTMQESLESIFPKDNPKNTRFAINFFTSIGLGGITENLREYLKNMPRLIMQQQKQVAESESGSSSGSDSSSSESESESSSSSSDESDREKKRKRRRS encoded by the exons ATGGGTAGGCACGATAGTTCATCCGAGGAAGATGAGAGAGCGAGAAGGAGAAGAAGAGATAGAAGCCCAGATGTTAGGCGCTCGAGGATGGAGACGGAAGAGGTTGGTCGTCGTGTTAGGGTTTCTGATGACGATGACGACCATAAGAGCTCGCGAAGAGATCTCGAGATTGGTCGCGTTGCAGATGTGAAAGGAAGAGAGAGAAGCCGTGGAGATAAGGCGAGAGCAGATAGCTCTTCTGATGAGGAATCAGCTTGGCTGTCTAGAAAGAATCGTAGAGAAGTAGACTCTGATTCTGATGATGGTCGTGAGAGGAGGGTGAGTAAAGGAAGAAGTAAGGGTAGAGTTAGAGCTGACACTTCTTCTGATGAAGAAGAAGATGGGAAGCATCTTTCTAAGGTTGCTGAAGATAGAGGTTTGGAAGACGAAGATGGTGATTTGAAGGGAAATAAGAAGGAAACCAGACAGGTTGAGGATGATTATGAAAGGAGAGGAAGCAGGAGAAGTCCCAAAGGCAGGGAGAAGCACGATAGAGAGAGAGGTCATAGGGGTAGTAGGGTCACTGCTGATAAGCCTTCTGATGATGAAGAAGATGATAGGCAAAAGAGCAGGAGAGGTGGGCGAGAAAGCGAGAGGAGGCGTAGAGATCATCTAGCATCTGATGACGATGAGGAAGGTGAGATTAGGAGCGGGAGAAGAGGGAAAGAGAGGACTGATAGAGGTAATGAAAGTCGCTTAAAGAGGGATCGGAGAGAGAGAGACTGGTCTGATGGGCATCGCAGGGATAGGTATCGGAGGGACGATGGAGGTAGAGATGAGAAGGAGAGGCGACACAATGATAGATATGATGACAGTCAAAGAGACAAGCTGAGAAAGGAAGAGAAGATTGAAGTTGCAAAGCCCAAGTTGCCAGAACTCAATCCGTCTGATAGCAATGCTGTGGCTTTGGGAAAAACTGGCGGGGTCTATATTCCTCCGTTCAAGCTGGCACGCATGATGAAGGAGGTGGAAGACAAGAGCAGTGTAGAGTATCAACGTCTTACTTGGGACGCTCTCCGTAAAAGTATTAACGGGCTGGTCAATAAGGTTAATGCAAGCAACATCAAGAACATAATCCCTGAACTGTTTGCTGAAAACCTCATCAGAGGGAGGGGACTTTTCTGCCGTTCGTGTATGAAGTCCCAAATGGCGTCTCCTGGATTCACGGATGTCTTTGCAGCTTTGGTCGCTGTAATTAACGCCAAATTTCCTGAAGTTGCTGAACTTCTACTGAAGAGGGTCGTGTTGCAGCTAAAGAGAGCGTACAAGCGTAATGACAAG CCTCAGTTGCTCGCTGCCGTGAAATTCATAGCACATCTAGTAAACCAGCAAGTCGCCGAGGAGCTCATTGCACTTGAATTAGTCAGTGTTCTTCTGGAAATCCCAACTGATGACAGTGTCGAGGTGGCTGTTGGATTTGTGACAGAGTGTGGTGCGATGCTTCAGGACGTTACCCCAAAAGGATTGCACG GGATCTTTGAGCGGTTTCGTGGTATTCTCCACGAGGGAGATATCGATAAGAGAGTTCAGTATTTGATTGAAGGGCTCTTTGCTATTAGGAAAGTGAAGTTTCAG GGACACCCGGCAGTTCGTCCGGAGCTAGATCTTGTGGAAGAAAAATATTCGCATGATCTATCTATTGATGACGAAGTAAATCCTGAAACCTCTCTGG ATGTTTTCAAACCTGATCCTGACTTCGTTGAGAACGAAAAGAAATACGAGGCGCTGAAGAAGGAGTTACTTGGTGAGGATGAGTCTGAGGATGAAGATGGCTCTGATGCTAGTTCAGATGATAATGATGAGGAGGAAGATGAGTCTGATGAAGAAGATGAAGAACAAATGAGGATAAGAGATGAGACAGAGACCAATCTTGTTAACCTTAGGAGGACAATATACTTGACCATAATGTCCAGCGTTGATTTTGAGGAAGCAGGTCACAAGTTACTTAAAATTAAACTTGAACCAGGTCAAGAG ATGGAACTATGCATAATGCTCCTTGAGTGTTGCTCTCAGGAGAGAACATATCTGCGCTACTACGGTTTGCTGGGTCAGCGTTTCTGTATGATCAACAAAATTCATCAAGAGAATTTTGAGAAATGTTTTGTTCAGCAGTACTCCATGATCCACCGACTTGAGACGAACAAGCTGCGTAATGTGGCCAAGTTTTTCGCCCATTTACTGGGCACAGATGCACTCCCCTGGCATGTGCTTGCCTACATTCGGCTTACTGAGGAGGACACAACTTCTTCGTCCCGTATCTTCATTAAGATCCTTTTCCAG GAATTGTCAGAACACTTGGGGATTAGGCTGCTTAATGAGAGGCTTCAGGATCCAACAATGCAGGAATCACTCGAGTCCATCTTCCCTAAAGATAACCCAAAGAACACGAGGTTTGCAATCAACTTCTTTACCTCAATTGGTCTTGGAGGCATCACAGAGAATCTCAGAGAGTACCTGAAGAACATGCCACGCCTCATCATGCAACAGCAAAAGCAAGTTGCGGAATCAGAATCAGGATCATCATCTGGCTCCGACAGTTCTAGTTCCGAGTCTGAATCTGAGTCGTCTTCTTCTAGTTCGGATGAAAGCGACAGAGAGAAGAAGAGGAAGCGAAGAAGATCTTAA
- the LOC106299611 gene encoding uncharacterized protein LOC106299611, with protein sequence MEKGARFEGDNTKKKKTVGDGFVGGFFPVSTTKIAWKSRKRSTSVNSDKAPGDAMEVTPEKDESTTTTTAMETDKAGETMTTTTPPVLSEKRKALFEPLEPITNLNGKRPTTDADSLLPPPDFESANYPKGWLIGKKRKLVNVDVVESMRRIAVQEMNRKDREIDGLNEQLEEDSRCLEHLQLQLLKERSKRTEIERENTMLKEQVDMLVNMIHQEDEEEEVPEEP encoded by the exons ATGGAGAAAGGCGCTAGATTTGAGGGAGACAATACGAAAAAGAAGAAGACAGTTGGTGATGGATTTGTCGGCGGTTTTTTCCCTGTCTCTACCACCAAGATCGCGTGGAAATCAAGAAAAAGATCAA CATCAGTGAACTCAGACAAAGCACCGGGAGATGCTATGGAGGTCACACCAGAGAAGGATGAGTCAACAACAACAACAACAGCAATGGAAACCGATAAAGCTGGGGAAACAATGACCACCACAACCCCTCCTGTTCTGTCCGAGAAAAGAAAAGCTCTGTTTGAGCCGCTCGAACCCATCACAAACTTGAACGGAAAACGACCAACAACAGATGCTGATTCCCTCTTGCCACCGCCAGATTTCGAGTCTGCAAACTACCCGAAAGGCTGGTTGATCGGTAAGAAGAGGAAGCTGGTGAATGTTGATGTGGTTGAGAGCATGCGAAGAATCGCTGTCCAAGAAATGAACAGAAAG GATCGAGAGATAGATGGGTTAAACGAGCAGCTAGAAGAAGACTCGCGCTGCTTAGAGCATCTGCAACTCCAGCTGCTAAAAGAGAGAAGCAAGAGAACGGAGATTGAAAGAGAGAACACAATGCTGAAAGAGCAAGTTGATATGCTTGTCAACATGATTCACCAAGAAGACGAAGAAGAAGAAGTACCAGAAGAACCCTAG
- the LOC106299609 gene encoding protein ASPARTIC PROTEASE IN GUARD CELL 2: MSKKATFLPLNLSLAPFLLVLLYLLMLCVNVAHSAHEKKILSLHNNIWSLTKSNEPSSSCFSHNLAKGRESSSTTLGMKHRGLCSGKTIDWGKKLRRALTLDNLRVQSLQLRIKAMSSTTTDSISETQVPLTSGVKLETLNYIITVELGGRNMTLVVDTGSDLTWVQCQPCKSCYNQQGPLYDPSVSSSYKTVLCNSSTCQDLVAATSNPDRCGGSYGVEKTSCDYVVSYGDGSYTRGDLGSESIQLGDIKVENFVFGCGRSNKGLFGGASGLTGLGRSSVSLVTQTMKTFNGVFSYCLPSLEDGASGSLSFGDYKNLTSVSYTPLVQHPQLRSFYILNLTGATIGGVELESPSFGRGIIIDSGTVITRLPPSIYKAVKTEFLKQFTGFPSVPGYSILDTCFNLTSYQDVSIPTIKMIFQGDAELEVDVTGVFYYVNPDASLVCLALASLSNENEVGIIGNYQQKNQRVVYDTKQMKLGIAGENCSI; this comes from the exons ATGTCGAAGAAAGCAACTTTTCTGCCATTGAATCTCTCACTTGCTCCTTTCCTTCTTGTTCTTCTTTATCTTCTTATGTTGTGTGTTAACGTTGCTCATAGCGCCCACGAGAAGAAGATTCTCAGTCTACACAACAACATTTGGTCTCTCACCAAATCAAACGAACCTTCCAGTTCATGTTTCTCTCACAATCTTG CAAAAGGAAGAGAATCATCATCCACTACACTGGGGATGAAACATAGGGGTCTTTGCTCAGGAAAGACTATAGATTGGGGTAAGAAACTGAGAAGAGCCTTAACTCTTGACAACCTTCGAGTCCAATCACTTCAACTCAGAATCAAAGCCATGAGCTCAACCACAACAGACTCCATTTCAGAAACTCAGGTTCCACTAACCTCAGGGGTGAAACTTGAGACTCTGAACTACATCATCACAGTTGAACTAGGAGGGAGAAACATGACTTTGGTAGTTGACACTGGGAGTGACTTGACTTGGGTCCAATGCCAGCCTTGCAAGTCATGTTACAACCAACAAGGTCCTTTGTATGACCCATCAGTCTCATCTTCATACAAGACAGTTCTCTGCAACTCATCCACTTGTCAAGACCTTGTAGCAGCTACCAGTAACCCGGACCGTTGTGGAGGCAGCTATGGTGTTGAAAAGACAAGTTGTGACTACGTCGTCAGCTATGGGGATGGTTCATACACTAGAGGAGACTTGGGAAGTGAGAGTATCCAGTTAGGCGACATAAAAGTGGAAAACTTTGTCTTTGGTTGTGGTCGAAGCAACAAAGGTCTATTTGGAGGAGCTTCTGGTCTAACGGGTTTAGGAAGAAGCTCAGTTTCTTTAGTCACACAAACCATGAAAACCTTCAACGGAGTTTTCTCATACTGTCTACCTTCTCTAGAAGATGGAGCTTCTGGCTCATTGTCTTTCGGTGACTACAAGAACTTAACTTCAGTCTCATACACTCCATTAGTACAACACCCTCAGCTTCGTTCCTTTTACATTCTGAACCTCACCGGTGCCACCATTGGTGGCGTGGAGCTGGAATCTCCAAGCTTTGGTAGAGGGATTATAATCGATTCAGGAACGGTTATCACTAGACTACCACCTTCTATTTACAAAGCTGTGAAGACAGAGTTTCTGAAACAGTTTACTGGGTTTCCTTCAGTTCCTGGCTATTCAATCTTAGACACTTGCTTTAACCTCACAAGCTATCAAGATGTAAGCATTCCCACTATCAAAATGATCTTCCAAGGTGACGCTGAGCTTGAAGTGGATGTCACTGGTGTGTTCTACTATGTCAATCCTGATGCATCTCTGGTCTGCTTGGCCTTGGCAAGTCTGTCAAATGAAAACGAAGTTGGTATCATCGGAAACTACCAGCAGAAAAACCAGAGAGTAGTGTATGATACCAAACAAATGAAACTTGGCATTGCAGGAGAAAACTGCAGTATCTGA
- the LOC106298315 gene encoding chaperone protein dnaJ 8, chloroplastic-like — MTISLTIGGNGFSGLPGSSFSSASSSLRLKNSRRKNTKMLNRKGVVCSSSSVMDPYKTLRIRPDSSEYEVKQAFRQLAKKYHPDVCRGSNCGVQFQTINEAYDIVLKQIKNQMEGAEEFQPFDVYEEGFNGMNDPDCDTWEEWMGWEGAGTRDYSSHVNPYA, encoded by the exons ATGACTATTTCTTTAACGATCGGAGGAAACGGGTTCTCGGGTCTGCCCGGATCTTCGTTCTCCTCAGCTTCTTCATCGCTTCGATTGAAGAACAGCAGACGAAAGAACACGAAGATGCTGAACAGGAAAGGAGTCGTCTGTTCTTCGTCTTCTGTAATGGATCCGTACAAGACCCTCAGGATCCGACCAGATTCATCTGAATACGAGGTCAAGCAAGCTTTCAGACAACTCGCCAAAAAG TATCATCCAGATGTTTGTAGAGGAAGCAACTGTGGAGTGCAGTTTCAGACAATCAACGAAGCTTACGAT ATTGTGTTGAAGCAAATTAAGAATCAGATGGAGGGAGCAGAGGAGTTTCAGCCATTCGATGTCTATGAAGAGGGATTCAACGGAATGAATGATCCAGATTGCGACACGTGGGAGGAATGGATGGGGTGGGAAGGTGCAGGAACCAGAGACTACTCCTCTCACGTGAATCCTTACGCTTGA
- the LOC106299610 gene encoding lysophospholipid acyltransferase LPEAT1 isoform X2, which yields MESELKDMNSNPPTSKEERPLLKSESDVSAAIEELDKKFAPYARTDLYGTMGLGPFPAAEKAKLAVAMVTLVPVRFILAMTILLLYYLVCRVFTLFSSPYRGGEEEEEEEVVQEDYAHMGGWRRTVIVRCGRFLSRVLLFVFGFYWIPESCPDPETTSSEEGETDKEEPERPGVIVSNHVSYLDILYHMSASFPSFVAKRSVGKLPLVGLISKCLGCVYVQREAKSPDFKGVSGTVNERVREAHKNKSAPTIMLFPEGTTTNGDYLLTFKTGAFLAGTPVLPVILKYPYERFSAAWDTISGARHVLFLLCQFVNHLEVIRLPVYYPSQEEKDNPKLYASNVRKLMASEGNLILSDLGLGDKRIYHATLNGLFCKS from the exons ATGGAATCGGAGCTAAAGGATATGAATTCGAATCCACCGACGAGCAAGGAGGAACGCCCCTTGCTCAAATCGGAATCCGACGTCTCCGCCGCCATCGAAGAGCTCGACAAAAAGTTCGCGCCTTACGCGAGGACGGATTTGTACGGGACGATGGGGTTGGGTCCTTTTCCGGCGGCGGAGAAAGCCAAGCTCGCGGTGGCGATGGTGACGCTTGTGCCCGTTCGGTTTATTCTGGCGATGACGATCTTGCTTCTGTATTACTTGGTGTGCAGAGTGTTTACTCTGTTCTCGTCTCCGTATCGTGGGGGAGAGGAAGAGGAGGAAGAAGAAGTTGTTCAGGAAGATTATGCTCACATGGGTGGGTGGAGAAGGACTGTGATCGTGCGGTGTGGGAGGTTTCTCTCGAGGGTTTTGCTTTTCGTGTTTGGGTTTTATTGGATTCCTGAGAGCTGTCCGGATCCTGAAACCACTTCTTCTGAG GAAGGGGAAACCGATAAGGAGGAACCTGAAAGACCTGGAGTGATTGTGTCTAATCACGTTTCGTACCTGGACATTTTGTATCATATGTCTGCTTCTTTCCCTAGTTTTGTTGCCAAG AGATCAGTGGGCAAACTTCCTCTTGTTGGCCTCATCAG CAAGTGCCTTGGTTGTGTCTATGTCCAACGAGAGGCAAAGTCACCTGACTTCAAGGGTGTATCTG GCACTGTAAATGAGAGAGTTCGAGAAGCTCATAAGAATAAATCTGCTCCGACTATTATGCTTTTTCCAG AAGGAACAACCACCAACGGAGACTACTTGCTTACATTCAAGACAGGTGCATTTTTGGCCGGAACTCCTGTTCTTCCTGTTATACTAAAATACCCGTACGAGCGTTTCAGTGCAGCATGGGATACAATATCCGGA GCACGTCACGTTCTCTTCCTTCTCTGTCAATTTGTAAACCACTTGGAGGTGATACGGTTACCTGTATACTACCCTTCACAAGAAGAGAAGGATAATCCCAAACTGTATGCTAGCAATGTCCGGAAATTAATGGCCAGCGAG GGTAATTTGATACTGTCGGATTTGGGACTTGGAGACAAAAGGATATATCACGCGACCCTCAATG GTTTGTTTTGCAAAAGCTAA